Proteins from a single region of Desulfolutivibrio sulfoxidireducens:
- the proC gene encoding pyrroline-5-carboxylate reductase produces MASVVGFIGTGNMGSAIIRGLAPLGEVDLVGCDLDAAKLAALAADTGLAVAESPEDAAGRADYVVLCVKPQHLRQALESISPTLGGEKCLVSIAAGITLEKLDAWSGGRCPVVRVMPNTPALVGAGSYAVCLDDPRLLGDQKALLVKLFSAIGKTFPMSEKDFDAFTALSGSGPAYVMYFMEALIEAGVYLGLSRAVSTDVVIELLRGSVKLADESDHHVSLLREMVTSPAGTTIEALLHLDRSAVRAAIIEAVAMARDRSRELGR; encoded by the coding sequence ATGGCCTCCGTCGTCGGCTTCATCGGCACGGGCAACATGGGCTCGGCCATCATCCGGGGCCTGGCGCCCCTTGGCGAGGTGGATCTGGTCGGTTGCGACCTCGACGCGGCCAAACTGGCGGCGCTGGCCGCGGACACGGGCTTGGCCGTGGCCGAAAGTCCCGAGGACGCGGCCGGCCGGGCGGACTACGTGGTCCTGTGCGTCAAGCCCCAGCACCTGCGCCAGGCCCTGGAGTCCATCAGTCCGACCTTGGGCGGGGAAAAATGCCTGGTGTCCATCGCCGCCGGCATCACCCTGGAGAAGCTCGACGCTTGGTCCGGCGGCCGTTGCCCGGTGGTGCGGGTCATGCCCAACACCCCGGCCCTGGTCGGGGCCGGGTCCTACGCGGTCTGCCTGGACGACCCGAGGCTCTTGGGGGACCAGAAGGCGCTTCTCGTCAAACTGTTCTCGGCCATCGGGAAGACCTTCCCCATGTCGGAAAAGGACTTCGACGCCTTCACCGCCCTGTCCGGGAGCGGCCCGGCCTACGTCATGTACTTCATGGAGGCCTTGATCGAGGCCGGGGTGTACCTGGGGCTTTCCCGGGCCGTGTCCACGGACGTGGTCATCGAGCTTTTGCGCGGCTCGGTGAAGCTGGCCGACGAAAGCGACCACCACGTGAGCCTGTTGCGGGAGATGGTCACCTCCCCGGCCGGGACCACCATCGAGGCCCTGTTGCATCTGGACCGCTCGGCCGTGCGCGCGGCCATCATCGAGGCCGTGGCCATGGCCCGGGACCGCAGCCGCGAGCTTGGGCGGTAA
- the ndk gene encoding nucleoside-diphosphate kinase, with protein MQRTLSIIKPDAVSRNLGGAILKMIQDSGLRIVAMKMIHLSKAQAEGFYHVHKARPFFADLTTFMSSGPVVVAILEGEDAIVKYRTLMGATNPANAEEGTIRKLYALDIEKNSVHGSDAPETAAFETAYFFSGLEIVG; from the coding sequence ATGCAACGCACACTCTCCATCATCAAGCCCGACGCGGTCTCGCGCAACCTCGGCGGGGCCATCCTGAAAATGATCCAGGACAGCGGCCTTCGCATCGTGGCCATGAAGATGATCCACCTGAGCAAGGCCCAGGCCGAGGGGTTCTACCACGTGCACAAGGCCCGGCCCTTTTTCGCGGACCTGACCACGTTCATGTCCAGCGGCCCGGTGGTGGTCGCCATCCTGGAGGGCGAGGACGCCATCGTCAAATACCGCACGCTCATGGGCGCCACCAACCCGGCCAACGCCGAGGAAGGCACCATCCGCAAGCTCTACGCCCTGGATATCGAGAAGAACTCGGTGCACGGCTCGGACGCCCCGGAAACCGCCGCCTTCGAGACCGCCTACTTCTTTTCCGGCCTGGAGATCGTGGGCTGA
- a CDS encoding ABC transporter ATP-binding protein — protein MLLLENVTKTFHKGEPDEVAALCGVSLRIETGDFLTVIGSNGAGKSTLLNCLAGCVFPDSGRIVLDGTDITAMPEYARATFLGRVFQDPLRGTCASLTIEQNLALAAQRGKRRGLSLGVRSRDRARFQEALAGLELGIEDRLHARVRLLSGGQRQALTMLMATLVRPEVLLLDEHTAALDPKTGSHILDLTERIVSKRRLTTLMVTHNMNQAIRLGNRLIMMHRGEIILDVAGEEKRTLTVEDLLQRFTSLRGAKAADGMSDKMLLV, from the coding sequence GTGCTGCTCCTTGAGAACGTGACCAAGACCTTCCACAAGGGCGAGCCCGACGAGGTGGCGGCCCTGTGCGGGGTCAGCCTGCGCATCGAGACGGGCGATTTCCTCACCGTCATCGGGTCCAACGGCGCGGGCAAATCCACCCTGCTCAACTGCCTGGCCGGTTGCGTTTTCCCCGACTCCGGACGCATCGTCCTGGACGGCACGGACATCACGGCCATGCCCGAATACGCCCGGGCCACCTTTCTGGGCCGGGTGTTCCAGGACCCCCTGCGCGGCACCTGCGCCTCGCTGACCATCGAGCAGAACCTGGCCCTGGCGGCCCAGCGCGGAAAGCGTCGGGGGCTGTCCCTCGGGGTGAGAAGCCGCGACCGGGCGCGCTTCCAGGAGGCCCTGGCCGGGCTCGAACTGGGGATCGAGGACCGTCTGCACGCCAGGGTCCGGCTTTTGTCCGGGGGCCAACGGCAGGCCCTGACCATGCTCATGGCCACCCTGGTCCGGCCCGAGGTGCTGCTTCTGGACGAGCACACGGCGGCCCTTGATCCCAAGACCGGATCGCACATCCTGGACCTGACCGAACGCATCGTCTCGAAGCGGCGCCTGACCACGCTCATGGTCACCCACAACATGAACCAGGCCATCCGGCTCGGGAACCGGCTGATCATGATGCACCGGGGCGAGATCATCCTGGACGTGGCCGGGGAGGAAAAGCGCACCCTCACGGTCGAGGACCTGCTCCAGCGTTTCACCTCCCTGCGCGGGGCGAAAGCCGCGGACGGGATGTCGGACAAGATGCTTCTTGTCTGA
- a CDS encoding ABC transporter permease, with protein MTFYAFIGAVEQGFVYGLMVLGVYLTFRVLDFPDLTVDGSLPLGAAVSTVAISAGVDPFASLVLAFAAGFAAGAVTGILNTKLRILHLLASILTMIALYSINIRIMGRPNLTLLGKPTVLDSLTGLGLPAYAAGPLLYGVLSVLTVAGLIWYLSTQFGLATLATGDNPLMISALGVNTHTTIILGVGLSNALTAVSGALVAQNQGAADVNMGVGTIVAGLASVIIGETLLGKEGVARTIIAALAGSVAYRLAIALALDLRIGELHVSPSDLNLITAVVVVLALTAPTLRRKLAR; from the coding sequence ATGACCTTTTACGCCTTCATCGGAGCCGTCGAGCAGGGCTTTGTCTACGGGCTGATGGTTCTTGGCGTGTACCTGACGTTCCGGGTCCTGGATTTTCCGGATCTGACCGTGGACGGCAGCCTGCCCCTGGGCGCGGCCGTGTCCACGGTGGCCATCTCGGCCGGGGTTGACCCCTTCGCCTCCCTGGTCCTGGCCTTTGCGGCCGGATTCGCGGCCGGGGCGGTCACCGGCATCCTCAACACCAAGCTCCGCATCCTGCACCTTCTGGCCAGCATCCTGACCATGATCGCCCTGTACTCCATCAACATCCGGATCATGGGCCGCCCCAACCTGACGCTTCTGGGCAAGCCCACCGTACTCGATTCCCTCACGGGCCTGGGGCTTCCGGCCTACGCCGCCGGCCCCCTGCTCTACGGCGTCCTGTCCGTTCTGACCGTGGCCGGGCTCATCTGGTACCTGTCCACCCAGTTCGGCCTGGCCACCCTGGCTACTGGCGACAATCCGCTGATGATCTCCGCGCTCGGGGTGAACACCCACACGACCATCATCCTGGGGGTCGGGCTGTCCAACGCGCTAACGGCCGTGTCCGGGGCGTTGGTGGCCCAGAACCAGGGCGCGGCGGACGTGAACATGGGGGTCGGGACCATCGTGGCCGGCCTGGCCTCGGTGATCATCGGGGAGACGCTTCTGGGCAAGGAAGGCGTGGCCCGGACCATCATCGCCGCGCTGGCGGGCTCGGTGGCCTACCGGCTGGCCATCGCATTGGCCCTGGACCTGCGCATCGGAGAGCTTCACGTGTCGCCGAGCGACCTAAACCTCATCACCGCCGTGGTGGTCGTTTTGGCCCTGACCGCCCCCACCCTGCGGCGAAAACTGGCCAGGTAG
- the nifU gene encoding Fe-S cluster assembly protein NifU produces the protein MWDYTDTVKEHFLHPRNARAMADADAVGEVGSLACGDALKLFLKIDAKGVITDATFQTFGCASAIASSSVLTEMLRGKTVEEARKITNKDIAQALGGLPREKMHCSVMGQEALAAALENHAGVAARAHEPEGELVCKCFGVTDVQIRRAIRENGLTTLEEVTDFTKAGGGCGDCHERIGLILAEELSSAAAAPHTPGGGAKKPLTNLERMRRVTRVMEEEIRPALKKDGGDIELVDIEGQEVIVSLRGACVGCPSSALTLAEFVQRRLRETVEPDIRVREARP, from the coding sequence ATGTGGGACTATACGGATACGGTCAAGGAACACTTCCTTCATCCCAGAAACGCCCGGGCCATGGCCGACGCCGACGCCGTGGGCGAGGTGGGAAGCCTGGCCTGCGGAGACGCCCTGAAGCTGTTCCTCAAGATCGACGCCAAAGGCGTCATCACCGACGCCACGTTTCAGACCTTCGGCTGCGCCAGCGCCATCGCCTCGAGTTCGGTCCTGACCGAGATGCTTCGGGGCAAGACCGTGGAGGAGGCCCGAAAAATCACCAACAAGGACATTGCCCAGGCCCTGGGGGGGCTTCCCAGGGAGAAGATGCACTGTTCGGTCATGGGCCAGGAGGCGCTTGCGGCGGCGCTTGAGAACCACGCCGGCGTGGCCGCCCGGGCCCACGAGCCCGAAGGGGAGCTGGTGTGCAAATGCTTCGGGGTCACGGACGTCCAGATCCGTCGGGCCATCCGGGAAAACGGGCTGACCACCCTGGAGGAGGTCACGGACTTCACCAAGGCCGGGGGCGGCTGCGGCGACTGTCACGAGAGAATCGGCCTGATCCTGGCCGAGGAGCTTTCCAGCGCGGCGGCCGCGCCGCACACGCCCGGGGGCGGGGCGAAAAAGCCCCTGACCAACCTGGAGCGCATGCGCCGGGTCACCCGGGTCATGGAGGAGGAGATACGTCCGGCCCTCAAAAAAGACGGCGGGGACATCGAGCTTGTGGACATCGAGGGCCAGGAGGTGATCGTGTCCCTGCGCGGGGCCTGCGTGGGCTGCCCGTCGAGCGCGCTCACCCTGGCCGAGTTCGTGCAGCGGCGGTTGAGGGAAACCGTGGAACCGGACATCCGGGTCAGGGAGGCGCGACCGTGA
- the nifS gene encoding cysteine desulfurase NifS, whose product MNEIYLDNNATTRVAPEVLDEMLPVLRDHYGNPSSMHSFGGGVGALLKKARERTAEALSCRPDEIVFTSCGTEGDNTAILSALRANPDKKHMVTTRVEHPAVLSLAKHLETRGVEVTYLGVDDAGRLDLDELRRSLRKDTAVVSVMYANNETGVVFPVPEIADMVRRRGILFHTDAVQAVGKIPISLADLPADFLVLSGHKLHAPKGVGALYVRRGTPFRPFLIGGHQERGRRAGTENTPGIVALGKAMELAAMGIVDENTRVRALRDRLEAGLLSSIPDSVRNGDPDNRLPNTTSIAFKYVEGEAILLLLDTFGICASSGSACTSGSLEPSHVLRAMGVPFTYAHGSIRFSLSRYTTDADVDAVLREMPGIIARLREMSPFSAATGDAGGKPACTR is encoded by the coding sequence GTGAACGAGATCTATCTGGACAACAACGCCACCACCAGGGTCGCGCCCGAGGTCCTGGACGAGATGCTGCCGGTTCTGCGCGACCACTACGGCAACCCCTCCAGCATGCATTCCTTTGGCGGCGGCGTGGGAGCCCTGCTCAAAAAGGCCCGGGAGCGCACGGCCGAGGCCCTGTCCTGCCGCCCAGACGAGATCGTGTTCACCTCCTGCGGCACCGAGGGCGACAACACGGCCATCCTTTCGGCCCTTCGGGCCAATCCGGACAAAAAACACATGGTCACCACCCGGGTGGAGCATCCGGCCGTTTTGAGCCTGGCCAAGCACCTGGAGACCCGGGGCGTCGAGGTCACCTATCTGGGCGTGGACGACGCCGGCCGCCTGGACCTGGACGAGCTGCGCCGGTCGCTACGCAAGGACACGGCCGTGGTCTCGGTCATGTACGCCAACAACGAGACCGGGGTGGTGTTTCCCGTTCCCGAGATCGCGGACATGGTCAGGCGGCGGGGCATCCTGTTTCACACCGACGCGGTTCAGGCCGTGGGCAAGATTCCCATCTCCCTGGCCGACCTGCCCGCCGATTTCCTGGTGCTTTCGGGCCATAAGCTGCACGCCCCCAAGGGCGTGGGCGCGCTGTACGTCCGCCGGGGCACGCCCTTTCGGCCCTTCCTCATCGGCGGCCACCAGGAGCGCGGCCGCCGGGCGGGCACGGAGAACACCCCGGGCATCGTGGCCCTGGGAAAGGCCATGGAACTGGCCGCTATGGGCATCGTCGACGAGAACACCCGGGTCAGGGCCCTGCGCGACCGGCTGGAGGCGGGCCTGCTGTCCAGCATCCCGGACAGCGTCCGAAACGGCGACCCCGACAACCGGCTGCCCAACACCACGAGCATCGCCTTCAAATACGTCGAGGGCGAGGCCATCCTGCTTTTGCTCGACACCTTCGGCATCTGCGCCAGTTCGGGCTCGGCCTGCACCTCCGGAAGCCTCGAACCCTCCCACGTGCTGCGGGCTATGGGCGTGCCCTTCACCTACGCCCATGGCTCCATCCGCTTCAGCCTGTCGCGCTACACCACGGACGCGGACGTGGATGCGGTGCTGCGGGAGATGCCCGGGATCATCGCCCGCTTGCGCGAGATGTCCCCCTTTTCGGCCGCAACCGGGGACGCCGGTGGAAAACCGGCCTGTACCCGCTGA
- the cysK gene encoding cysteine synthase A: MNIHDDMLPLIGKTPLVRLNRLAKGLSATVAAKIESGNPGGSVKDRIALNMIQAALRDGRVGPDTLVVEPTSGNTGIGLALVCAVKGLRLVLTMPESMSIERRMLLAAYGAKVVLTPAARGMPGAIDKAAEIVAATPGAFSPGQFDNPANPEAHAATTAEELWADTDGGIDVFVAGVGTGGTVTGVARALKAKKPGLRVVAVEPAGSAVLSGGCPGPHAIQGIGAGFVPGVFRRDLVDRIVAVEDEEAMAMARALARDEGILCGISSGANAHAALAEARRPENEGRLIVFMVCDTGERYVSTGLFRGEDHV, encoded by the coding sequence ATGAACATCCACGACGACATGCTGCCGCTGATCGGCAAGACGCCCCTGGTGCGGCTCAATCGCCTGGCCAAGGGGCTTTCGGCCACGGTGGCGGCCAAGATCGAGTCGGGAAACCCGGGCGGTTCGGTCAAGGACCGCATCGCCTTGAACATGATCCAGGCCGCCTTGCGCGACGGCCGCGTCGGCCCGGACACCCTTGTGGTCGAGCCCACCAGCGGCAACACCGGCATCGGCCTGGCCCTTGTCTGCGCGGTCAAGGGCCTGCGTCTGGTCCTGACCATGCCCGAGAGCATGAGTATCGAGCGGCGCATGCTGCTTGCCGCCTACGGGGCGAAGGTGGTGCTCACCCCGGCCGCCCGGGGCATGCCCGGGGCCATCGACAAGGCCGCCGAGATCGTGGCCGCCACGCCCGGGGCATTTTCGCCCGGCCAGTTCGACAACCCGGCCAATCCCGAGGCCCACGCCGCGACCACGGCCGAGGAATTGTGGGCGGACACGGACGGGGGCATCGACGTGTTCGTGGCCGGGGTGGGCACGGGCGGCACCGTGACCGGGGTGGCCCGGGCGCTTAAGGCCAAAAAGCCCGGGCTGCGGGTGGTGGCCGTGGAACCGGCGGGCTCGGCCGTGCTCTCCGGCGGCTGTCCCGGTCCCCACGCCATCCAGGGCATCGGGGCCGGGTTCGTGCCCGGGGTCTTCCGCCGCGACCTGGTGGACCGGATCGTGGCCGTGGAGGACGAGGAGGCCATGGCCATGGCCCGGGCCCTGGCCCGCGACGAGGGCATCCTGTGCGGCATCTCCTCCGGGGCCAACGCCCATGCGGCGTTGGCCGAGGCCAGACGGCCGGAGAACGAGGGCCGGCTCATCGTCTTTATGGTCTGCGACACCGGGGAACGCTATGTGAGCACCGGTCTTTTCCGGGGGGAGGACCATGTCTGA
- the epsC gene encoding serine O-acetyltransferase EpsC codes for MSEGITPHATGPHATGPERGAPGDPAGAESGRGAGVRHGEDAPQTLDEVVERLCDPASYAAVSHRPLHDQPMPSVDVLREVMERLRAVLFPGYFGNSDITPESMRYHVGANLDAVSRLLADQIRRGYCFFCDRDRADNCQACEERAKNLAGRFLAALPRLRSYLAGDVLAAFEGDPAARSPGETIFCYPSITAMTHYRVAHELNHLGVELIPRIITEMAHSQTGIDIHPGAEIGRHFFIDHGTGTVIGETCVIGQNVRLYQGVTLGAKSFPKDASGAIIKGIPRHPVVEDDVTVYSGATILGRVTIGRGAVVGGNVWVTRDVPAGARVLQGRAREGVFEMGAGI; via the coding sequence ATGTCTGAGGGCATCACGCCGCACGCCACGGGGCCGCACGCCACGGGGCCGGAGCGTGGAGCGCCGGGCGATCCCGCCGGCGCGGAATCCGGCCGTGGGGCCGGCGTCCGCCACGGCGAGGACGCGCCCCAGACCCTGGACGAGGTGGTCGAGAGGTTGTGCGACCCGGCCTCCTACGCCGCCGTCTCCCACCGGCCCCTGCACGACCAGCCCATGCCCTCGGTGGACGTGTTGCGCGAGGTCATGGAGCGGCTTCGGGCCGTGCTCTTTCCCGGCTATTTCGGCAATTCCGACATCACCCCGGAGTCCATGCGCTATCATGTGGGGGCCAACCTGGACGCCGTGTCCCGGCTCCTGGCCGACCAGATCCGGCGCGGCTACTGTTTTTTCTGCGACCGGGACAGGGCGGACAACTGCCAGGCCTGCGAGGAGCGGGCCAAAAACCTGGCCGGCCGGTTCCTGGCCGCCCTGCCGCGCCTGCGTTCGTATCTGGCCGGCGACGTGCTGGCCGCCTTCGAGGGCGATCCGGCGGCCCGCAGTCCCGGGGAGACCATTTTCTGCTATCCGAGCATCACGGCCATGACCCATTACCGGGTGGCCCACGAGCTCAATCACCTGGGCGTGGAACTCATCCCGCGGATCATCACCGAGATGGCCCATTCGCAAACCGGCATCGACATCCATCCCGGGGCCGAGATCGGCCGCCATTTCTTCATCGACCACGGCACAGGCACGGTCATCGGCGAGACCTGCGTCATCGGCCAGAACGTGCGGCTGTACCAGGGCGTGACCCTTGGGGCCAAAAGCTTCCCCAAGGACGCCTCGGGCGCGATCATCAAGGGCATCCCCCGGCATCCCGTGGTCGAGGACGACGTGACCGTCTATTCCGGGGCCACCATCCTGGGGCGGGTGACCATCGGCCGGGGCGCGGTGGTCGGCGGCAACGTGTGGGTGACCCGGGACGTGCCGGCCGGGGCCAGGGTGCTCCAGGGCCGGGCCAGGGAGGGGGTGTTCGAGATGGGGGCGGGCATCTGA
- a CDS encoding FecR family protein has product MKTCPVRFALCLLCLLFSVPAAWAGAEKPAGYVQEATGQVLAARDGQSRPLNAKDPVWRGDTLATKAESTVQIMFSDGTTLVMGPESLLAVTEFVNEWGADKALSNRMEFSYGPGVFRAVTGMISERNPAAFKVETPLGLIGIRGTELGSLVAAPAQAGGKPFGQALGDVFAAKGNAAASLLANLWTASAGGVPREVHAHLSGFNKRPLAFTDKMGKTVNMAVGQGVTVTRERGASEAGPISKDLDTVLPSASINTKSKVPAAYKSTLGDTPGSNKNGSEGSDSGGGGCGG; this is encoded by the coding sequence ATGAAAACATGTCCCGTCCGGTTCGCGCTGTGCCTCTTGTGTCTGTTGTTCTCGGTGCCGGCCGCCTGGGCCGGAGCCGAGAAGCCCGCCGGGTACGTCCAGGAGGCCACGGGCCAGGTCCTGGCCGCCCGGGACGGCCAGTCAAGGCCCCTTAACGCCAAGGATCCGGTCTGGCGAGGGGACACCCTGGCCACCAAGGCCGAATCGACGGTCCAGATCATGTTCTCCGACGGCACGACCCTGGTCATGGGCCCGGAAAGCCTGCTTGCGGTCACGGAGTTCGTGAACGAATGGGGCGCGGACAAGGCCCTCTCCAACAGGATGGAATTCTCCTACGGGCCCGGGGTGTTCCGGGCCGTCACCGGGATGATCTCGGAGCGCAACCCGGCCGCCTTCAAGGTCGAGACGCCGCTTGGGCTGATCGGCATCCGGGGCACGGAACTGGGTTCGCTGGTCGCCGCCCCGGCCCAGGCCGGCGGCAAGCCCTTCGGCCAGGCCCTCGGCGATGTCTTCGCGGCCAAGGGCAACGCGGCCGCGAGCCTGCTCGCGAACCTGTGGACGGCATCGGCCGGGGGCGTTCCCCGGGAGGTCCACGCCCACTTAAGCGGGTTCAACAAGCGGCCCCTGGCCTTCACGGACAAAATGGGCAAGACCGTGAACATGGCCGTGGGCCAGGGGGTGACGGTCACCCGGGAGCGCGGCGCGTCCGAGGCCGGGCCGATTTCAAAGGACCTGGACACGGTCCTTCCCTCGGCCTCCATCAATACGAAGTCCAAGGTCCCGGCGGCCTACAAGAGCACCCTGGGCGACACCCCGGGTTCGAACAAAAACGGATCCGAAGGCAGCGACAGCGGCGGCGGCGGGTGCGGCGGATAG
- a CDS encoding TatD family hydrolase: MSKKKHRDRPAPETLGLPPMGVDTHAHLDMRGFSPDEIPDILARAASAGVARIGNVFLGPTAYAQNARLFAEAPGVFFILGMHPTECSGYADALTAAMEGAFRDNPRLRAVGEIGLDFYWDDAPPGDQKRAFREQLEMARGLDVPVVIHSRSAEPETLAILADMGFSGRPLVWHCFGGDATLAGRIMAMGWHVSIPGPVTYPKNVDLARAVAEIPMDRIMLETDAPFLTPEPWRGKRNEPCHLGFTAARIAEIKGLATEEVWLRTAKTAQAFFGLPDL; the protein is encoded by the coding sequence GTGTCCAAAAAAAAGCACCGCGACCGGCCCGCTCCCGAGACGCTGGGGCTGCCGCCCATGGGCGTCGACACCCACGCCCACCTGGACATGCGCGGCTTTTCGCCCGACGAGATCCCGGACATCCTGGCCCGGGCCGCCTCGGCCGGGGTGGCCCGCATCGGCAATGTCTTCCTGGGGCCAACGGCCTATGCCCAAAACGCCCGACTTTTCGCCGAGGCCCCCGGGGTCTTTTTCATCCTGGGCATGCACCCCACGGAATGTTCGGGCTATGCCGACGCCCTGACCGCCGCCATGGAGGGAGCCTTTCGAGACAACCCCAGGCTTCGGGCCGTGGGCGAGATCGGCCTGGATTTTTACTGGGACGACGCGCCCCCCGGGGACCAGAAGCGGGCCTTTCGCGAACAGTTGGAGATGGCCCGGGGGCTGGACGTTCCCGTGGTCATCCACAGCCGGTCGGCCGAACCCGAGACCCTGGCCATCCTTGCCGACATGGGATTTTCCGGCAGACCCCTGGTGTGGCACTGTTTCGGCGGCGACGCGACCCTGGCCGGACGGATCATGGCCATGGGCTGGCACGTCTCCATCCCCGGCCCGGTGACCTATCCCAAAAACGTGGATCTGGCCCGGGCCGTGGCCGAGATCCCCATGGACCGGATCATGCTCGAGACCGACGCCCCCTTTCTGACCCCCGAACCCTGGCGGGGCAAGCGCAACGAGCCGTGCCACCTGGGGTTCACGGCGGCGCGCATCGCGGAGATCAAGGGCCTGGCCACCGAGGAGGTCTGGCTGCGAACGGCCAAGACCGCCCAGGCATTTTTCGGACTGCCCGACCTGTAG
- a CDS encoding MBOAT family O-acyltransferase, whose translation MSLETPLFLFLFLPAALGGFFVLPRRARPFVLLLASLVFYAMGEVSALPGLAASILGNFALGLALERSRGTDRGRMLLALGLAANILFLALAKYLAFAVSALPFLPAMGVDAVFGPPPLGISFFTFQAVSYLMDVSRGGIAAETSPVRFAVYLSFFPKIAAGPIARYATMLPGLLDPRPGLADFAAGTTRFAVGLAKKTLIAGTLGPVADAAFSPRPLGGPLDMGTAWIGLLAYTAQIYFDFSGYTDMAVGLGRVFGVTLPENFDHPYVSRGVREFWRRWHISLSTWFRDYLYIPLGGGRVSPARVRRNLLVVFVLCGLWHGANWTFVVWGLWHGAFLVLERTRAGRVMDKAPPALRHAYALLAVMLGWVFFRSADLAQAGNYLAALFSFRLDGLEYTWITSVTRQAMAAFGAALVFSLPSGGLFRAGGDIVARLGPPGRGVVFATRALAPAALMLLSVMRLAAGTYSPFIYARF comes from the coding sequence ATGAGCCTCGAAACCCCGCTTTTTCTCTTCCTGTTCCTCCCGGCGGCCCTGGGCGGTTTTTTTGTTCTTCCGCGCCGGGCCAGGCCGTTTGTCCTGCTCCTGGCGAGCCTGGTCTTCTACGCCATGGGCGAGGTCTCCGCCCTGCCGGGGCTTGCCGCCTCCATCCTGGGCAATTTCGCCCTGGGCCTGGCCCTGGAGCGGTCCCGGGGCACGGATCGCGGCCGGATGCTCCTGGCCCTGGGCCTTGCGGCCAACATCCTCTTCCTGGCCCTGGCCAAGTACCTGGCCTTCGCGGTCTCGGCCTTGCCGTTTTTGCCGGCCATGGGCGTGGACGCCGTCTTTGGGCCGCCGCCCCTGGGCATCTCCTTTTTCACCTTCCAGGCCGTGTCCTATCTCATGGACGTGTCCCGGGGCGGCATCGCCGCCGAGACCAGCCCTGTGCGCTTCGCCGTGTACCTGTCCTTTTTTCCGAAAATCGCCGCCGGCCCCATTGCCCGCTACGCCACCATGCTCCCGGGACTCCTCGATCCCCGCCCCGGGCTGGCCGATTTCGCGGCCGGGACCACGCGGTTCGCCGTGGGCCTGGCCAAGAAAACGCTCATCGCCGGGACGCTCGGCCCCGTGGCCGACGCGGCCTTCTCCCCCCGGCCCCTGGGCGGGCCCCTGGACATGGGCACGGCCTGGATCGGCCTTCTGGCCTACACCGCCCAGATCTATTTCGACTTTTCGGGCTATACGGACATGGCCGTGGGCCTGGGCCGCGTCTTCGGCGTCACGCTGCCGGAAAACTTCGACCACCCCTACGTCTCCCGCGGCGTGCGCGAATTCTGGCGGCGCTGGCACATCTCCCTGTCCACCTGGTTTCGCGACTACCTGTACATCCCCCTGGGCGGCGGGCGGGTCAGTCCGGCCAGGGTGCGACGCAACCTCCTGGTGGTCTTCGTCCTGTGCGGCCTGTGGCACGGGGCCAACTGGACCTTCGTGGTCTGGGGCCTGTGGCACGGCGCTTTTCTGGTCCTGGAGCGCACCCGGGCGGGGAGGGTCATGGACAAGGCCCCGCCGGCCCTGCGCCACGCCTATGCGCTTTTGGCGGTCATGCTTGGCTGGGTCTTTTTCCGCAGCGCCGATCTGGCCCAGGCCGGGAACTATCTGGCCGCCCTGTTCTCCTTTCGACTCGATGGCCTGGAATACACCTGGATCACCTCCGTCACCCGGCAGGCCATGGCGGCCTTCGGGGCGGCCCTGGTCTTTTCCTTGCCGTCCGGGGGGCTTTTTCGGGCCGGGGGCGACATCGTCGCGCGCCTTGGCCCTCCGGGCCGGGGAGTGGTCTTCGCCACGCGGGCCCTGGCCCCGGCCGCGCTTATGCTCCTGTCGGTCATGCGGCTTGCCGCCGGAACCTACTCCCCCTTCATCTACGCCAGGTTCTGA